In Helianthus annuus cultivar XRQ/B chromosome 3, HanXRQr2.0-SUNRISE, whole genome shotgun sequence, a single window of DNA contains:
- the LOC110931126 gene encoding uncharacterized protein LOC110931126: MTNEKIELIRARLKAAQDRQKAYGDKRKRPIEFQVGDFVLLKVSPWKGIIRFRKRGKLGPRYIGPFKILARVGRVAYRSELPPTLDGIHNTFHVSQLRKCLADETALVPLDDIELDEGLNYVERPIAIRDVKVKKLRNKTVRQVLVQWQHRKGSELTWEAEDEMRRHYPSLFGVKEEGSNSKKSEGSQDRGKSST; this comes from the exons ATGACAAATGAAAAGATTGAATTGATTAGGGCTCGTTTGAAAGCAGCCCAGGATCGGCAAAAAGCTTATGGAGACAAGAGAAAGCGTCCTAttgagtttcaagttggagatttcGTTCTGTTGAAGGTGTCGCCATGGAAAGGCATAATCCGTTTTCGTAAACGGGGTAAATTAGGCCCTCGGTATATTGGGCCGTTTAAAATCTTGGCTCGTGTTGGAAGGGTGGCATATCGATCAGAATTACCGCCTACTTTAGACGGAATTCACAATACCTTCCACGTGTCGCAATTGAGAAAGTGTCTTGCGGATGAAACCGCGTTAGTACCTCTCGATGACATTGAGTTAGACGAGGGGTTGAATTATGTCGAAAGACCAATAGCCATCAGAGATGTCAAGGTGAAAAAGCTCCGCAACAAGACTGTCCGACAAGTGTTGGTACAATGGCAACACCGAAAGGGGTCAGAACTCACATGGGAAGCGGAAGATGAAATGAGGAGGCACTATCCATCCCTTTTTG GTGTGAAGGAAGAAGGTTCGAATTCTAAGAAATCGGAGGGATCACAAGACCGAG gtaaatcctcgacTTAG